Within Hydrogenophaga sp. PAMC20947, the genomic segment ACGCTTTATCGTTGCAAGCCCTATTCGGGTGGAGCTTTCTGGTCGACCCGGCATTGCAACCAGCAAAAGGCGCTGGTGGACCGCATGGTGACCGTGCCCCGCAACATGACGCTGAACCAGAAGATCGCCATCGCTGAGCGCAGCTTGAACAAGGCCCAGTCGCCCGTTCAACAAGTACCAGTGTCTCAACGTGCTGTTGCATCGACCGACAAACAAGCGGAATGCAGCAGGCTGGATGAAGTGATCCGGCATATCGATGCCAGGGCCAGGCAACCCCAAAGCGGGCAAGAGCAAGATCGGCTGCGTGCCCGCCGCCAAAAAGCCCATGACAGGCGGTTCTTTTTGCATTGCTGAAGGGCTCGGCAAGGGGCTTGGGTCCCACTTCACTTGCATTTTTTCCGCATCGTGGTACATTAGCTGGTTCGCCTTGGGCGACTGGCTGCATTCAGGTTTTACCGCCGTGTGTATCTGCCCCTGACAGGCTGTTTTGTAATTGAAACAGTGGGGCCGCCGGTCTAGCCCCTCCTTGGCGTGCCATGGGTGCTTCTCTCACAGCGCCTTGGTCTTTTTTACCTGCTGCAGCTGTTGCCACTGTCATGGCGATGGCGCCGGTTCTTGTCGGAGGTGTTTTCACCGGCCCGATCGGCACTTGGCAGCGGTTACCCCCGGCGCTTGGGGCTGCCACATGTAGTTTTCGGGTGACGCGCGTCTTGCAAACATTTGGCTTTGACGCCACACCCCACGATAATTTGATGATTCATACAACAACAAACTCTAGCCACAACAAAAACAGCAAGCCAATCACTTTCGACACGAAGAGGGTGTCACCGCTGAATCTGGGTCAGTACCGCATCGCGGCCTGCCCCAAGGCCCTGCCCGACGGGCGTTTCGCCGCGCAGGTATCCATTGCCAGCGGCACGGGTAGCGCCAGCACCGATCGCGTGATGCGGTTTGTCGACGAATTCCCGACCTTCGATGCAGCGGCCCGCTATGCGGTAGCCCAAGGCATTGACTGGGTGAAGGACACGCTGCGTCAGCGCAGCCGCCCCAACTCTGCGGCGGTTTTGTCGCCTGCAGACCCTATCTGTATCTGAACGAAGCAATTACTGGAGTACTGAGCATGGCCAAGGAAGAACTGATCGACATGATGGGTATCGTCAACGAGGTGTTGCCCGACACCCGTTTTCGCGTCACCCTGGACAACGGACACCAATTGATCGCCTATTCGGCGGGCAAGATGAAGAAGAACCACATCCGCATCCTCGCGGGTGACCGGGTTTCTCTGGAGCTCTCGCCCTACGACCTGACCAAGGGTCGCATCAATTTCCGCCACATCGAAGGCCGTGGCCCGATGGTGCCGCGCAAGCCTCGCTGAAGCCGCTCACGAAAAAAGCACCTCACGCCACAGCGGCGTGAGGTGCTTTTTCGTTTCCGAACGGATCGAGCCCTTGTGCATCACCTGGCTGCATTCCGCCTGCATGATTCTCAGCAGGATCCGAATTCGCCGCCGCGCCCGTAGCCGAAATCTCTGCGGTGCGGGTGATGATGGACCTAGCCTGCGCTGCCGCGTGACAAGCATCGGGCCGCTTCAGTAAAACAGTTGACCGAGGTCGGCGCTGCTGCGGTGGCCGATATCGCCATGGTGGGCCTTCAACCAGGCGTCGCCGTGATCGCGCCCCAGATCAAACAGCATCTCGAAAAACTGCATGTGGGCAGCGGCTTTGCTTTCGGTGCTGAGCTCGCTCATCACCTGGCTGGCTTCGATCACATGGAAGTGGGTCCTGATCAGCCGGCGTTCCAGCAGGCCGCGGCGCCACCATGACGTGCCTTCGAGGCTCTCGCGCAGGTGCGCAAACATGCGCATCTCACGCAGAAATGTGGCGTTGAAGGCCAGCTCCATCATCCGGTTCTTGATGTCGCTGGCCGATTTGGGCAATGCACTGTGCTTGAGCGGCGACAGCATCACCAGCAAAATGTCTGTGGCCTGGCACTCGTGAAACAGCGGGAAGACCGCCGGGTTGGCCGCGTAGCCACCGTCCCAGTAGGGCTCGCCCTCAATGATCACGCTGCGGTGCATGGTGGGCAGGCAGGCCGAGGCCAGCACCGCGTCAGCGTGGAGTTCGTGGTTGCGGAACAGGCGCAGCTTGCCGGTGTTGGCGTTGGTCGTGGCGATGAACAGCTTCACCGGGCTCTGCGCGCGCAAGCGCTCAAAATCGACCTGCTTCAGCAAGATGTCGCGCAGCGGGTTGAGGTCGAAAGGGTTGAGCTGTTCGGGCGAGAAGTAGTGGGTCCACTGCAGCATGAGGCGCATGGCGGGTGCCAGTTGAACGCCCTTGCCGTTGGCCGATGGCACCGCCACTTCGAAGGGCGTGCTGCCAGCGACCGCGGTCCAGAACGCACGCAGTGCCTCGCGTGCGCCGGCGTTTCCTCCCGCCATCAACCCTTGGGCCAGCATCACAGCGTTCATGGCGCCGGCGCTGGTGCCGCTCACGCCGTCCAGACGCAGCCGGCCATCTTCCAGCAAGGCATCGAGCACGCCCCAGGTGAACGCGCCATGGGCACCACCGCCTTGAAGGGCCAGATTGATGGCCGGGGGTTGGCGTTGCAGCAGGCCCATGGTGACTCCAGGTAGGGGGCTTAACGCCCCGCGCGCCGGGTGCGCACGGCTGCGGCCAGCCCTTGCAGCACGGGCACGGTTTGCTCAAAGCTGATGCAGGCGTCTGTCACGCTCACGCCGTGTTGCAGAGGCTGGTCGGCCACGATGTCCTGGCGGCCTTCTTGCAGGTGGCTCTCAATCATGAGGCCAGTGATACGGGCATCGCCTGCTGCAACCTGGGCGGCCACATCGGCCGCGACGTCGATTTGTTTGCGGTGCTGCTTGCTGCTGTTGGCGTGTGACACATCGATCATCACTTGCTCGCGCAGGCCCGCGCTTTTCAGCAGGTCGCAGGCTGCGTTCACGTCTTGTGCACTGTAGTTGGGCGCTTTGCCGCCGCGCAGGATCACATGGCAGTCCTGGTTGCCGCGCGTCTCAAACACCGCGGCCTGGCCCATCTTGGTCATGCCCATGAAGGCATGCGGAGCTTGTGCGGCCTGGATCGCGTCGGAGGCAACCTTGATGCCGCCGTCGGTGCCGTTCTTGAAGCCCACCGGGCAACTCAGGCCACTGGCGAGCTGGCGGTGGCTCTGGCTTTCGGTGGTGCGCGCGCCGATGGCGCCCCAGCTCACCAGGTCACTTATGAATTGTGGTGACAGCAGATCGAGAAACTCGGTGCCCACCGGCAAGCCGAGCGCCAGCACGTCCAGCAGCAGCGCGCGGGCCAGCTCCAGCCCTTCGTTGATGGCAAAGCTGTCGTCCATGTGGGGATCGTTGATGTAGCCCTTCCAGCCCACCGTGGTGCGGGGCTTTTCGAAGTACACACGCATGACGATCAGCAGCTCGTCCTTCAGGGCGTCGGCTTGCGCCTTGAGCAGGTGGGCGTAGGTGATGGCCTGCTCGTGGTCGTGGATGGAGCAGGGCCCCACGACCACCACGAGGCGGTCGTCCTGGCCATGCAGCACGCGGGAAATGGCCGCCCGGCTGGTCTCGACCAGTGTCTGTGCTGCGTCTGGGGTGGGCAACCATTCCTGGAGCAGGGCCGGCGTGATCAGCGGGCGCACCGCGCCGATGCGCAGATCGTCGATGCGGGTGGTGTCGAGGGTGGAGGCGGCAGGCGTGTGGGCGTGAACGGTGTGGGGCATGCCGCATTGTCGCAGTCCCTGCCCCAGAAAAGGTTCAATCCGAGGCGCCGGGGGTTGTCTTGGGCATGTGCCGGTACACCAAGCCACGGGAAACCCCCAGCAAACGGGCGGTTTTGGCTACGTTGCCGTGGTGAACCTTCAGCGTTTCCCTGATCAGGCGGCGTTGCGATTCGGCCAGGGAAGATGCCTCGTGTGCGGGCTCTGCTGCCGCTGGCGGCGGCGGCTCAGGCGGTGCTGCCGTTTGGGTTGGCGTTTGCTCAGGCAGGCAGACCGCGGCTGCAAGGCGCCTCTCGGGCAGCGGGCCGGCTTCAGGCGGGCACCCAGGCGTGTCGCTGACCCAGTTGACTGCGTGGCGGGTATCGATGCCATCGGCGCTTTGCATGCTGGCCCTGGCCCAAATACCCAGGCCGCTGGGCAGCTGCACCAGCTGCGGCCTGGCCGCGCGACTCAAACCCAGCAAATCGCGCAAATCCATACCGAGCACATCGTTGGTATGCATACCCCCGGTCTCTTGGGAGGCGCCGAGCAAACTGTGCCCCACGCGGTTGATCCAGATCACCTTCCCGTGGGTGTCCACCCCCAGCAAGCCTTCCATGGGGGTGTTCAGCAGGCTGGGGGCGGTTTGAAACTGCAACACCAGCAATTCGCGCGATTGCGCCATGAGCAAGCGGTTGCCGATCGTGGTCGCAAACATGCCCACCACTGCCGCCGCATCAAATCCAAAATCACGCGCTTCGGTGGACAGATCCAGCACCCCGGCGAGTTGTCCATGGATATCGCGAATGGGCGCCGCCGCGCAGCGCAGCTCCCTGAACAGGGTGTAAAA encodes:
- a CDS encoding 3-deoxy-7-phosphoheptulonate synthase, giving the protein MPHTVHAHTPAASTLDTTRIDDLRIGAVRPLITPALLQEWLPTPDAAQTLVETSRAAISRVLHGQDDRLVVVVGPCSIHDHEQAITYAHLLKAQADALKDELLIVMRVYFEKPRTTVGWKGYINDPHMDDSFAINEGLELARALLLDVLALGLPVGTEFLDLLSPQFISDLVSWGAIGARTTESQSHRQLASGLSCPVGFKNGTDGGIKVASDAIQAAQAPHAFMGMTKMGQAAVFETRGNQDCHVILRGGKAPNYSAQDVNAACDLLKSAGLREQVMIDVSHANSSKQHRKQIDVAADVAAQVAAGDARITGLMIESHLQEGRQDIVADQPLQHGVSVTDACISFEQTVPVLQGLAAAVRTRRAGR
- the infA gene encoding translation initiation factor IF-1 gives rise to the protein MAKEELIDMMGIVNEVLPDTRFRVTLDNGHQLIAYSAGKMKKNHIRILAGDRVSLELSPYDLTKGRINFRHIEGRGPMVPRKPR
- a CDS encoding patatin-like phospholipase family protein, with amino-acid sequence MGLLQRQPPAINLALQGGGAHGAFTWGVLDALLEDGRLRLDGVSGTSAGAMNAVMLAQGLMAGGNAGAREALRAFWTAVAGSTPFEVAVPSANGKGVQLAPAMRLMLQWTHYFSPEQLNPFDLNPLRDILLKQVDFERLRAQSPVKLFIATTNANTGKLRLFRNHELHADAVLASACLPTMHRSVIIEGEPYWDGGYAANPAVFPLFHECQATDILLVMLSPLKHSALPKSASDIKNRMMELAFNATFLREMRMFAHLRESLEGTSWWRRGLLERRLIRTHFHVIEASQVMSELSTESKAAAHMQFFEMLFDLGRDHGDAWLKAHHGDIGHRSSADLGQLFY
- a CDS encoding helix-turn-helix domain-containing protein; this encodes MNTQNLPNQPFFRTPAQRTALARERFFEEGLRPSGLVSETMIHSWDRCRQLGQRCEKSPAIEPVGRSALSAALERNEDLIQAASQELAQLQASLSGTHCRVLLTDERGVIVHISQNTDEANQSVLNKASRLGVNLAENRLGTTAPGIVVHTGQASHVEAGEHFYTLFRELRCAAAPIRDIHGQLAGVLDLSTEARDFGFDAAAVVGMFATTIGNRLLMAQSRELLVLQFQTAPSLLNTPMEGLLGVDTHGKVIWINRVGHSLLGASQETGGMHTNDVLGMDLRDLLGLSRAARPQLVQLPSGLGIWARASMQSADGIDTRHAVNWVSDTPGCPPEAGPLPERRLAAAVCLPEQTPTQTAAPPEPPPPAAAEPAHEASSLAESQRRLIRETLKVHHGNVAKTARLLGVSRGLVYRHMPKTTPGASD